One part of the Solanum dulcamara chromosome 8, daSolDulc1.2, whole genome shotgun sequence genome encodes these proteins:
- the LOC129901178 gene encoding putative serine/threonine-protein kinase-like protein CCR3: MTTPSAAIATVVFTLVNIFIYVQALGGSSTTLAVVYGGAATICGIVANQPIQTIQCWRENQSTATPISPDVSFDFIAGGLDGFAAVRSGGFSLLFWNTSFVPKRLYFSNSTLLTTVTMGGLQICGSTQQNATCWRGDSSQQPNGSSQFISISSGSEFSCGVLESSNRVVCWGKNDIASTIQYGFGNETMMNIYAGGRHACGVNTTGFLICRGDNKNGQLDVPSNMSYEYFGLALGMNHTCGIRSVNRTVVCWGGNGAFSSNVTEDFFFESVAAGSGFTCGLTTNNFSVVCWGPDWTSNMYPQGTALPLPMILPGPCVQINCTCGIYPQSQNLCFGNGNICRPCDFSILVPPTSLPPTPPPPRPPLAPSSPSKRQRRGLLAFAIVGSVGTFAGICSIIYFMWAGGCFAKKKVHNSVQPTITATSNGGQLSSSSPISRSSTLRRQGSRLMRRQRSGTSSKHADRAEEFLFKDLAAATNNFSLENKIGAGSFGVVYKGKLPDGREVAIKRGETGPRTKKFQEKESAFDSELAFLSRLHHKHLVRLVGYCEERDERLLVYEYMKNGALFDHLHDKKNVEKSSSILNSWKMRIKIALDAARGIEYLHNYAVPPIIHRDIKSSNILIDANWIARVSDFGLSLMGLECNRDYSSRPMKAAGTVGYIDPEYYGLNVLTTKSDVYGLGVVLLELLTGKRAIFKSEENGDAPMSVVDFGVPGIMDGELNKILDKRVGPAEASEEVEAVELVAYTAMHCVHLEGRDRPTISDIVSNLERALAAFDDSHGSISSGPISFVSD, encoded by the coding sequence ATGACGACGCCCTCAGCCGCCATCGCCACCGTCGTTTTCACGCTAGTAAACATCTTCATTTATGTTCAAGCCCTGGGTGGCTCCTCCACAACTCTTGCCGTCGTCTACGGAGGCGCCGCCACTATCTGCGGTATAGTTGCTAACCAACCAATACAAACAATCCAATGTTGGAGAGAAAATCAGTCTACGGCCACACCAATTTCACCTGACGTCTCGTTCGACTTCATCGCCGGCGGCCTCGACGGCTTTGCCGCCGTCCGCTCGGGTGGATTTTCTCTCCTCTTCTGGAACACGAGTTTCGTCCCCAAACGGCTGTATTTCAGCAACTCAACCTTGTTAACAACCGTTACAATGGGTGGCCTCCAAATTTGCGGCAGTACCCAACAAAATGCTACCTGCTGGAGAGGCGATTCGAGTCAACAGCCGAATGGTTCATCACAATTCATATCAATCTCATCTGGGTCTGAATTTTCTTGCGGGGTCTTGGAAAGTTCAAACAGGGTTGTCTGTTGGGGAAAGAATGATATCGCTTCAACTATCCAATATGGGTTCGGTAATGAAACGATGATGAACATATATGCCGGCGGAAGGCACGCTTGTGGGGTGAACACTACAGGATTTTTAATTTGCAGAGGTGATAACAAAAACGGTCAGCTTGATGTTCCTTCTAATATGTCTTACGAGTATTTTGGATTAGCTTTGGGAATGAATCATACTTGTGGAATTCGTAGTGTGAATCGCACAGTGGTTTGTTGGGGTGGAAATGGTGCATTTTCAAGTAATGTAacagaagattttttttttgaatcagTAGCAGCTGGGTCAGGTTTTACATGTGGATTGACTACAAACAATTTTTCAGTGGTGTGTTGGGGGCCAGATTGGACTAGTAATATGTATCCTCAAGGGACTGCCCTTCCTTTACCAATGATTCTTCCAGGTCCATGTGTACAAATTAATTGTACTTGTGGTATATATCCGCAGTCTCAAAATCTCTGTTTTGGCAATGGTAATATTTGTAGGCCTTGTGATTTCTCAATTTTAGTACCACCAACTTCACTACCAccaacaccaccaccaccccGACCACCATTGGCACCTTCTTCGCCTTCTAAAAGGCAAAGAAGAGGTTTATTAGCTTTTGCCATTGTTGGATCTGTGGGCACTTTTGCAGGGATTTGcagtataatttattttatgtggGCTGGTGGTTGTTTTGCAAAGAAGAAAGTTCATAATTCAGTTCAACCTACTATTACTGCTACTTCTAATGGTGGGCAATTATCCAGTAGTAGTCCTATTTCAAGATCATCAACTCTTAGGCGTCAAGGGTCGCGGTTGATGAGGCGTCAAAGGAGTGGAACTTCTTCTAAACATGCAGACAGGGCAGAGGAATTCCTGTTTAAAGACCTTGCTGCAGCTACTAACAATTTTTCTCTAGAGAACAAGATTGGTGCTGGTAGCTTTGGGGTGGTTTACAAGGGAAAACTACCGGATGGTCGTGAGGTCGCCATCAAACGTGGAGAAACGGGTCCAAGAACAAAGAAATTTCAGGAGAAAGAAAGTGCATTTGACTCAGAATTAGCTTTCTTGTCTCGGCTGCACCACAAACATTTAGTTAGACTTGTTGGTTATTGCGAAGAAAGGGATGAAAGGCTTTTAGTTTACGAGTACATGAAGAATGGAGCACTTTTTGATCATTTACATGATAAGAAAAATGTGGAGAAGAGCAGTAGTATATTGAATTCTTGGAAAATGAGGATCAAGATTGCTTTAGATGCTGCACGAGGCATCGAATACCTTCACAATTATGCAGTTCCGCCTATAATTCACAGGGACATTAAGTCATCCAACATCTTGATTGATGCAAACTGGATTGCCAGAGTGTCTGATTTTGGATTATCATTAATGGGGCTAGAGTGTAATCGTGATTACAGCAGCAGGCCAATGAAGGCTGCTGGCACAGTTGGGTACATTGATCCTGAGTACTATGGTCTAAATGTGTTGACAACAAAGAGTGATGTGTATGGACTTGGAGTGGTTCTGTTAGAGCTTTTGACAGGAAAGAGAGCCATATTCAAGAGTGAAGAGAATGGAGATGCACCAATGAGTGTGGTGGACTTTGGAGTACCAGGAATTATGGATGGAGAATTGAACAAGATTTTGGATAAGAGAGTAGGACCAGCAGAGGCAAGTGAAGAAGTGGAGGCAGTGGAATTGGTGGCCTATACTGCAATGCATTGTGTGCATTTGGAAGGGAGAGACAGACCCACCATATCTGACATTGTTTCTAATTTAGAGAGAGCTTTGGCTGCATTTGATGATAGCCATGGCAGCATCTCTAGTGGTCCAATTTCCTTTGTTTCTGACTGA